One stretch of Enterobacter sp. RHBSTW-00994 DNA includes these proteins:
- a CDS encoding riboflavin synthase subunit alpha: MFTGIVQGTAKLVSIDEKPNFRTHIVELPEYMLDGLETGASVAHNGCCLTVTEINGNHISFDLMKETLRITNLGELAVGDTVNVERAAKFSDEIGGHLMSGHIMTTAEVAKILTSENNRQIWFKVQDPLLMKYILYKGFIGIDGISLTVGEVTPTRFCVHLIPETLQRTTLGAKKLGHRVNIEIDPQTQAVVDTVERVLAAKEAAVKNSTVDE; encoded by the coding sequence ATGTTTACTGGTATTGTGCAGGGCACAGCAAAACTGGTGTCCATTGATGAAAAACCTAACTTTCGCACCCACATTGTGGAGCTGCCGGAATATATGCTTGATGGGCTGGAAACTGGAGCATCGGTCGCGCACAACGGATGTTGTCTGACGGTAACCGAAATTAACGGCAACCATATCAGTTTTGATTTAATGAAAGAGACGCTGCGCATCACCAATCTGGGTGAGCTGGCTGTAGGTGATACCGTAAACGTCGAGCGTGCGGCGAAGTTTAGCGACGAAATTGGCGGGCATTTGATGTCGGGCCATATCATGACAACGGCAGAGGTTGCGAAAATCCTGACCTCTGAAAATAACCGTCAAATCTGGTTTAAAGTTCAGGATCCGTTATTAATGAAATACATCCTGTACAAAGGATTTATTGGTATTGATGGTATTAGTCTGACCGTGGGGGAAGTTACACCTACGCGTTTCTGTGTACATTTAATACCAGAGACATTGCAACGCACCACATTGGGCGCGAAAAAACTGGGGCATCGTGTCAATATCGAAATAGATCCCCAGACGCAAGCCGTAGTGGATACCGTTGAACGCGTGCTTGCCGCAAAAGAAGCTGCGGTAAAAAATTCAACCGTTGATGAATAA
- the cfa gene encoding cyclopropane fatty acyl phospholipid synthase, translated as MSSSCIEEVSIPDDNWSRIVSELLGRAGITINGSSASDPQVKHPDFFKRVLQEGSLGLGESYMDGWWECERLDIFFSSVLRAGLENQLPHHLKDTLRVASARLFNLQSKKRAWIVGKEHYDLGNDLFSRMLDPFMQYSCGYWKDATTLEEAQQAKLRLICEKLQLQPGMRVLDIGCGWGGLAQYMAQHYGVSVVGVTISAEQQKMAQERCRDLDVTILLQDYRELNDQFDRIVSVGMFEHVGPKNYKTYFSVADRNLKPDGIFLLHTIGSKVTDHNVDPWINKYIFPNGCLPSVRQIANASEPHFIVEDWHNFGADYDTTLMAWHARFQASWSEISDNYSERFKRMFSYYLNACAGAFRARDIQLWQVVFSRGVEHGLRVAR; from the coding sequence ATGAGTTCATCGTGCATAGAAGAAGTCAGCATTCCGGACGACAACTGGTCCAGGATCGTCAGTGAACTATTGGGTCGTGCGGGCATTACGATTAACGGGTCTTCCGCCTCCGACCCTCAGGTAAAACATCCCGATTTTTTTAAACGCGTATTGCAGGAGGGGTCGTTAGGTCTCGGTGAAAGCTATATGGATGGCTGGTGGGAGTGTGAACGTCTGGATATTTTCTTTAGTAGCGTTTTACGTGCCGGGCTGGAGAACCAACTCCCCCACCATCTGAAAGATACACTGCGTGTCGCCTCCGCCCGCCTGTTCAATCTGCAAAGTAAAAAACGGGCATGGATCGTCGGCAAAGAGCATTACGATTTGGGTAATGACCTTTTTAGCCGCATGCTTGATCCCTTCATGCAATATTCATGCGGTTACTGGAAAGACGCAACGACCCTGGAAGAAGCTCAACAGGCAAAATTGCGCCTGATTTGTGAAAAACTGCAATTACAGCCAGGCATGCGGGTACTCGATATCGGCTGTGGCTGGGGCGGTCTTGCACAGTATATGGCGCAACACTACGGCGTTAGCGTCGTTGGTGTGACCATTTCAGCAGAACAGCAGAAGATGGCACAGGAACGGTGTCGCGATCTTGACGTGACGATTTTATTGCAGGATTACCGTGAGCTGAATGACCAGTTTGATCGCATTGTTTCTGTCGGGATGTTTGAGCATGTCGGGCCCAAAAATTACAAAACCTATTTTTCAGTCGCTGACCGTAACTTAAAACCCGACGGTATTTTTTTGCTACACACTATCGGCTCGAAAGTGACCGACCATAATGTCGACCCGTGGATCAACAAATACATTTTCCCGAATGGCTGCCTGCCTTCTGTACGCCAGATCGCTAATGCGAGTGAACCGCATTTTATTGTGGAGGACTGGCATAACTTTGGCGCAGACTACGACACCACGTTAATGGCGTGGCATGCTCGTTTTCAGGCTTCATGGTCTGAGATTTCTGACAACTATTCGGAACGATTCAAACGAATGTTCAGCTATTACCTGAACGCCTGTGCAGGGGCCTTCCGGGCGCGTGATATTCAGCTATGGCAGGTTGTATTCAGCCGCGGTGTAGAACACGGGCTACGCGTAGCCCGCTAA
- the punC gene encoding purine nucleoside transporter PunC, with product MHPRKGFLVWLGGLSVLGFLATDMYLPAFAAMQEDLQTPAAAISASLSLFLAGFAFAQLLWGPLSDRFGRKPVLLLGLAIFALGCLGMLWVRDATWLLVLRFVQAVGVCAAAVTWQALVTDHYPASRTNRIFATIMPLVGLSPALAPLLGSWILAHFDWQAIFATLFAITLILMLPALTLKPASKEKPHPDAKPITFISLLRTKAYRGNVLIYAACSASFFAWLTGSPFILHEMGYGPAAIGLSYVPQTIAFLVGGYGCRAALQKWQGQQMLPWLLALFALSVISTWAVGFIPGVSLTAILSPFCVMAIANGAIYPIVVAQALRPFPQATGSAAALQNTLQLGLCFLASLVVSALIATPLLTTTSVMLVTVVLAAIGYRMQSSAQNERDSHSQPETSHA from the coding sequence ATGCACCCCAGGAAAGGATTTTTAGTGTGGCTCGGCGGCTTAAGCGTGCTGGGTTTTTTGGCCACCGATATGTATTTACCGGCTTTCGCTGCTATGCAGGAAGATTTACAAACACCTGCCGCGGCCATTAGCGCCAGCCTGAGTTTATTTCTTGCAGGCTTTGCGTTTGCTCAACTGCTTTGGGGACCACTCTCTGACCGATTTGGTCGTAAACCGGTGCTGTTACTGGGGTTAGCCATTTTTGCTTTGGGTTGTCTGGGGATGTTGTGGGTACGTGACGCCACCTGGTTGCTGGTATTGCGTTTCGTTCAGGCGGTCGGTGTCTGTGCCGCAGCAGTCACCTGGCAAGCGCTGGTAACGGATCACTATCCGGCGTCACGCACCAATCGTATCTTTGCCACAATTATGCCACTGGTGGGGCTTTCTCCAGCCCTCGCACCTTTGCTGGGAAGCTGGATCCTGGCGCATTTTGACTGGCAGGCTATCTTCGCCACGTTGTTTGCAATCACCCTGATACTGATGCTGCCTGCCTTAACGCTGAAACCTGCATCTAAGGAAAAACCACATCCGGATGCAAAACCGATTACGTTTATCTCTTTACTGCGTACCAAAGCATATCGCGGTAACGTCCTGATTTACGCTGCCTGTTCAGCAAGTTTTTTTGCGTGGCTGACTGGTTCACCGTTTATTTTGCATGAGATGGGCTACGGTCCGGCGGCTATCGGCCTGAGTTATGTCCCACAAACGATCGCCTTCCTGGTCGGTGGATATGGGTGTCGCGCCGCGCTGCAAAAATGGCAAGGACAGCAGATGCTACCGTGGCTATTGGCTCTTTTCGCACTCAGCGTCATAAGTACCTGGGCAGTAGGTTTTATCCCTGGCGTTTCACTGACGGCAATTTTGAGCCCATTCTGCGTAATGGCTATCGCAAATGGCGCAATTTATCCTATCGTCGTGGCGCAAGCCTTGCGTCCATTCCCACAAGCGACGGGAAGCGCTGCCGCATTACAGAACACTCTGCAACTGGGCCTGTGCTTCCTGGCAAGTCTTGTCGTTTCTGCGTTGATCGCCACGCCGCTGTTGACCACCACCAGCGTTATGCTTGTTACAGTCGTTCTGGCTGCTATCGGATACCGTATGCAGTCGTCTGCACAGAATGAACGGGATAGTCATTCTCAGCCAGAGACCTCCCACGCATAG
- the punR gene encoding DNA-binding transcriptional activator PunR — MWSDYSLEVVDAVARNGSFSGAAQELHRVPSAISYTVRQLEEWLAVPLFERRHRDVELTPAGVWFLKEGRSVIKKMQITREQCQQIANGWRGHLSIAVDNIVKPERTRQMIVDFYRHFSDVELRVSQEVFNGVWDALADGRVEMAIGATQAIPVGGRYAFRDMGMLSWTCVVASHHPLAAMKGPLSDDTLRNWPSLVREDTSRSLPKRITWLLDNQRRVVAPDWESSATCLSAGLCVAMVPVHFARPKIDSGEWVSLELENPFPDAACCLTWQQNDISPALAWLLEYLGDSETMNKEWLREPD; from the coding sequence ATGTGGTCAGATTATTCTTTGGAAGTGGTGGATGCTGTCGCCCGTAACGGCAGTTTCAGCGGTGCAGCTCAGGAGCTTCATCGGGTTCCATCAGCGATAAGCTATACGGTGCGTCAACTGGAGGAGTGGCTGGCAGTGCCGCTGTTTGAACGACGCCATCGCGATGTGGAGTTAACACCTGCAGGTGTATGGTTTTTGAAAGAAGGGCGTTCTGTTATCAAAAAAATGCAGATCACCCGTGAGCAGTGCCAGCAAATAGCGAACGGTTGGCGAGGGCATCTCTCCATTGCCGTCGACAATATCGTCAAACCCGAACGGACTCGGCAAATGATTGTCGATTTTTATCGCCATTTCTCTGATGTTGAGTTGCGGGTTTCACAGGAAGTATTCAACGGCGTCTGGGATGCTCTGGCGGATGGCAGGGTCGAAATGGCTATTGGCGCAACGCAGGCCATTCCTGTCGGGGGGCGCTATGCGTTTCGCGATATGGGAATGCTCAGCTGGACTTGTGTGGTGGCAAGTCACCACCCCCTGGCTGCAATGAAGGGGCCGCTGAGTGACGACACACTCCGTAACTGGCCTTCACTGGTGCGGGAAGATACGTCCCGTTCACTGCCGAAGCGTATTACCTGGTTGCTGGACAACCAAAGGCGTGTTGTTGCGCCTGACTGGGAATCCTCAGCAACATGTTTGTCGGCCGGGCTGTGTGTGGCGATGGTTCCCGTACACTTTGCGCGTCCAAAAATTGACAGCGGTGAGTGGGTTTCGCTGGAACTGGAGAACCCGTTCCCGGATGCAGCTTGTTGTCTTACCTGGCAGCAAAATGATATTTCGCCTGCGCTGGCCTGGCTACTGGAGTATCTGGGAGACAGTGAAACGATGAATAAAGAGTGGTTGAGGGAGCCGGATTAA
- the purR gene encoding HTH-type transcriptional repressor PurR, translated as MATIKDVAKRANVSTTTVSHVINKTRFVAEETRNAVWAAIKELHYSPSAVARSLKVNHTKSIGLLATSSEAAYFAEIIEAVEKNCFQKGYTLILGNAWNSIEKQRAYLSMMAQKRVDGLLVMCSEYPESVLSMLEEYRHIPMVVMDWGDTRADFTDSVNDNAFEGGYMAGRYLVERGHRDIGVIPGPLERNTGAGRLAGFMKAMEEALITVPENWIVQGDFEPESGYHAMQQIVSQPHRPTAVFCGGDIMAMGALCAADELGLRVPQDISVIGYDNVRNARFFTPALTTIHQPKDSLGETAFNMLMDRIVSKREESQTIEVHPRLIERRSVADGPFRDYRR; from the coding sequence ATGGCAACAATAAAAGACGTGGCAAAACGCGCAAACGTTTCCACTACAACCGTATCACATGTAATTAACAAAACGCGCTTTGTTGCTGAAGAGACACGCAATGCGGTCTGGGCAGCGATTAAAGAGCTACACTATTCGCCGAGTGCCGTTGCACGCAGCCTGAAAGTCAATCACACCAAATCCATTGGTTTGCTGGCGACCAGTAGTGAAGCAGCCTATTTTGCTGAGATTATTGAAGCAGTAGAAAAAAATTGCTTCCAGAAAGGCTATACGCTGATCCTGGGCAATGCATGGAACAGCATTGAAAAACAACGCGCTTACCTGTCCATGATGGCGCAAAAGCGCGTTGATGGTCTGCTGGTTATGTGTTCCGAATACCCTGAGTCCGTGCTCTCCATGCTGGAAGAGTATCGCCATATTCCTATGGTTGTGATGGACTGGGGAGATACCCGGGCTGATTTCACCGACTCAGTGAATGATAACGCCTTCGAAGGTGGTTACATGGCGGGACGCTACCTGGTTGAGCGTGGCCACCGCGATATTGGCGTCATTCCGGGTCCACTGGAGCGCAACACTGGAGCGGGACGTCTGGCTGGATTTATGAAAGCGATGGAAGAAGCGCTGATCACAGTTCCGGAAAACTGGATTGTACAGGGCGATTTTGAGCCTGAATCTGGTTATCACGCCATGCAGCAGATCGTGTCACAGCCGCACCGACCAACCGCTGTATTCTGCGGTGGCGACATTATGGCGATGGGCGCACTGTGTGCAGCCGATGAACTTGGTCTGCGCGTACCACAGGATATTTCGGTGATCGGGTATGACAATGTGCGAAATGCTCGCTTCTTTACACCGGCACTGACCACGATTCATCAGCCAAAAGATTCACTTGGTGAAACAGCGTTCAATATGTTGATGGACAGAATTGTCAGCAAGCGCGAAGAATCGCAAACAATTGAAGTCCACCCTCGGCTTATCGAGCGTCGCTCTGTTGCGGATGGCCCATTCCGTGACTATCGTCGCTAA
- a CDS encoding YnhF family membrane protein, giving the protein MSTDLKFSLTTTIIVLGLIVAAGFTAILH; this is encoded by the coding sequence ATGAGTACCGATCTTAAGTTTTCGTTAACGACCACCATTATTGTGCTGGGTTTGATTGTTGCCGCAGGTTTTACTGCCATTCTGCACTGA
- a CDS encoding MFS transporter, whose amino-acid sequence MKINFPLLALAIGAFGIGTTEFSPMGLLPVIARGVDVSIPAAGMLISAYAIGVMVGAPLMTLLLSHRARRNALIFLMAIFTLGNVLSAISPDYTTLMLSRILTSLNHGAFFGLGSVVAASVVPKHKQASAVATMFMGLTIANIGGVPAATWLGEVIGWRMSFLATAALGVVAMVALFFSLPKGSAGERPDVRNELAVLMRPQVLSALLTTVLGAGAMFTLYTYISPVLHDITHATPVFVTAMLVLIGVGFSLGNYLGGKLADRSVSGTLKGFLTLLIIIMLAIPWLARSEVGAAVSMVIWGAATFAVVPPLQMRVMRVASEAPGLSSSVNIGAFNLGNALGAAAGGAVISGGLGYSFVPVMGAIIAALGLLLVLMSGRKQPETACATD is encoded by the coding sequence ATGAAAATCAATTTTCCTCTGCTGGCCCTGGCGATTGGCGCCTTTGGGATTGGCACTACTGAGTTCTCCCCGATGGGGCTACTGCCGGTTATTGCCCGGGGTGTAGATGTTTCTATACCTGCGGCAGGCATGCTGATCAGTGCTTATGCCATTGGTGTAATGGTTGGCGCACCGTTAATGACGTTGCTGCTTTCGCATCGTGCTCGCCGTAATGCTCTGATTTTCCTGATGGCTATCTTTACGCTGGGAAATGTGCTTTCAGCCATTTCGCCGGATTACACCACGTTGATGCTGTCACGCATTCTGACGAGTCTTAACCATGGTGCATTCTTCGGCCTGGGCTCGGTTGTTGCTGCCAGTGTCGTGCCTAAACATAAACAGGCCAGCGCAGTGGCAACCATGTTTATGGGGCTGACGATCGCCAATATTGGTGGTGTGCCGGCGGCAACATGGCTGGGAGAGGTCATTGGCTGGCGGATGTCTTTCCTGGCAACGGCCGCGCTGGGTGTTGTGGCAATGGTCGCGCTCTTCTTCTCATTACCAAAAGGGAGCGCCGGCGAGCGTCCTGATGTCCGTAATGAACTGGCGGTATTGATGCGCCCTCAGGTGTTGTCGGCACTTCTGACCACCGTACTGGGTGCGGGGGCGATGTTTACGCTCTATACCTATATTTCGCCGGTACTGCACGACATTACCCATGCGACTCCCGTCTTTGTGACGGCTATGCTGGTGTTGATTGGCGTCGGATTTTCTCTGGGGAACTACCTGGGGGGAAAACTGGCCGATCGCTCCGTCAGTGGTACGCTGAAAGGGTTCTTAACCTTGCTGATTATCATTATGCTGGCGATCCCGTGGCTTGCGCGCAGTGAAGTCGGGGCTGCTGTCAGTATGGTTATCTGGGGCGCGGCAACGTTTGCGGTAGTCCCACCACTGCAAATGCGCGTCATGCGTGTGGCCAGCGAAGCACCGGGTCTGTCGTCTTCGGTAAATATCGGGGCGTTTAACCTGGGGAATGCTCTCGGGGCCGCCGCAGGTGGGGCGGTGATTTCAGGTGGCCTGGGCTACAGCTTTGTTCCTGTGATGGGGGCGATTATTGCTGCACTCGGGTTGTTGCTGGTGTTGATGTCAGGACGTAAACAACCTGAAACGGCTTGCGCCACAGATTAA
- the sodB gene encoding superoxide dismutase [Fe] — MSFELPALPYAKDALAPHISVETLEYHYGKHHQTYVTNLNNLIKDTDFEGKTLEEIVRSSEGGVFNNAAQVWNHTFYWHCLAPNAGGEPTGELAAAINATFGSFADFKAKFTDAAVKNFGSGWTWLVKEADGKLAIVSTSNAGTPLTTKATPLMTVDVWEHAYYIDYRNARPNYLEHFWALVNWEFVAKNFAA; from the coding sequence ATGTCGTTCGAATTACCTGCACTACCGTATGCAAAAGACGCCCTGGCCCCACACATTTCTGTGGAAACCCTGGAATACCATTACGGCAAACATCACCAGACGTATGTCACCAACCTGAATAACCTGATCAAAGACACCGATTTCGAAGGCAAAACGCTGGAAGAGATCGTACGCAGTTCTGAAGGGGGCGTGTTCAATAACGCGGCTCAGGTGTGGAACCATACGTTTTACTGGCACTGCCTGGCTCCAAATGCGGGCGGAGAACCTACCGGTGAACTGGCTGCTGCTATTAATGCTACATTTGGCAGCTTCGCAGATTTTAAAGCGAAGTTTACTGATGCCGCAGTGAAAAACTTTGGCTCTGGCTGGACCTGGCTCGTGAAAGAGGCTGATGGCAAGCTGGCTATCGTTTCGACCTCTAACGCAGGCACGCCACTGACCACTAAAGCAACACCACTGATGACGGTCGATGTGTGGGAACACGCATATTACATCGATTACCGTAATGCCCGTCCAAATTACCTGGAGCATTTCTGGGCACTGGTTAACTGGGAATTTGTTGCGAAGAATTTCGCTGCATAA
- a CDS encoding C40 family peptidase, whose translation MARINKISITLCALLFTTLAFTPAANASEQARHSAVQKSHLAKTTERKKKPSSKNEKKKTTAQTKHTASSKTKTTRTAHSATRKATPVLTKVVTEKCTPRKGHKAKCVKVTKVAEVHKVRVQKAQKTAMNKLMGQIGKPYHWGGTSPRTGFDCSGLVYYAYKDLVKFRIPRTANEMYHLRDASPVDRGELESGDLVFFRTQGRGMADHVGVYVGNGKFIQSPRSGQDIQITSLSEDYWVRHYVGARRVMTPKTIR comes from the coding sequence GTGGCGCGGATAAATAAAATCTCGATCACGCTCTGTGCTTTACTGTTTACAACACTCGCTTTCACGCCAGCGGCTAACGCCTCCGAGCAGGCGCGGCACTCTGCTGTGCAAAAATCGCATCTGGCAAAAACCACAGAACGTAAGAAAAAACCAAGCAGTAAGAACGAAAAGAAAAAAACTACCGCTCAAACCAAGCATACCGCCTCCAGTAAAACCAAAACGACTCGCACTGCCCATTCCGCTACCCGAAAAGCCACTCCTGTACTGACAAAGGTTGTGACCGAAAAATGCACGCCACGTAAAGGCCATAAAGCGAAATGCGTCAAAGTGACGAAGGTGGCTGAAGTTCATAAGGTACGCGTGCAAAAGGCACAAAAAACGGCCATGAATAAACTGATGGGGCAAATTGGCAAGCCTTATCACTGGGGCGGAACATCACCGCGTACCGGTTTTGATTGCAGCGGTCTTGTCTACTACGCCTACAAAGACCTGGTGAAATTCCGTATCCCACGTACTGCAAACGAGATGTACCACCTGCGTGATGCCTCTCCTGTCGACCGTGGCGAACTCGAAAGCGGCGATCTGGTCTTCTTCCGCACCCAAGGGCGTGGGATGGCCGACCATGTGGGCGTTTACGTAGGTAACGGGAAATTCATCCAGTCTCCACGTAGCGGCCAGGACATTCAAATCACCTCTCTGAGCGAAGATTACTGGGTACGCCACTACGTGGGCGCTCGCCGTGTGATGACGCCAAAAACCATCCGCTAA
- the grxD gene encoding monothiol glutaredoxin 4, which translates to MSTTIEKIQHQIAENPILLYMKGSPKLPSCGFSAQAVQALSACGERFAYVDILQNPDIRAELPKYANWPTFPQLWVDGELVGGCDILIEMYQRGELQQLIKETAAKYKSEEPDAE; encoded by the coding sequence ATGAGCACCACTATTGAAAAAATCCAGCACCAGATTGCTGAAAACCCGATTCTCCTGTACATGAAAGGTTCTCCAAAACTGCCAAGCTGCGGTTTCTCCGCGCAAGCGGTCCAGGCGTTGTCTGCCTGCGGCGAGCGTTTTGCTTACGTTGATATCCTGCAAAACCCGGATATTCGCGCTGAATTACCAAAATATGCAAACTGGCCGACGTTCCCGCAACTGTGGGTTGATGGTGAGCTGGTTGGTGGTTGCGACATCCTGATTGAAATGTATCAGCGTGGCGAACTGCAGCAGTTGATCAAAGAAACGGCAGCTAAGTACAAATCAGAAGAGCCTGATGCGGAATAA
- the rnt gene encoding ribonuclease T, which produces MSDNAQFAGLRDRFRGFYPVVIDVETAGFNAKTDALLEVAAITLKMDEQGWISPDTTLHFHVDPFEGANLQPEALAFNGIDPHNPLRGAVSEYDALHAIFKMVRKGMKESDCSRAIMVAHNATFDHSFMMAAAERASLKRNPFHPFVTFDTAALSGLALGQTVLSKACITAGIDFDGTQAHSALYDTERTAELFCEIVNRWKRLGGWPLSMGESEE; this is translated from the coding sequence ATGTCCGATAACGCTCAATTTGCCGGTCTACGCGACCGTTTTCGTGGTTTTTATCCTGTTGTTATTGATGTTGAAACTGCGGGATTCAACGCTAAAACCGATGCGCTGCTTGAAGTTGCTGCCATCACGCTGAAGATGGATGAACAGGGCTGGATTTCACCGGACACCACGCTGCATTTCCATGTTGACCCCTTCGAAGGTGCAAACCTGCAACCCGAAGCGCTGGCATTTAACGGTATTGACCCGCATAACCCCCTGCGCGGTGCGGTGAGCGAGTACGACGCCCTGCACGCCATTTTTAAAATGGTACGCAAAGGGATGAAAGAGAGTGATTGCAGTCGCGCAATTATGGTGGCCCACAACGCCACATTTGATCACAGCTTTATGATGGCTGCTGCCGAGCGAGCATCCCTCAAACGCAACCCTTTCCACCCGTTTGTTACCTTTGATACCGCGGCCCTGAGCGGCCTGGCACTTGGTCAGACTGTGCTATCGAAAGCCTGCATCACCGCAGGGATCGATTTTGACGGTACACAGGCGCACTCCGCATTGTACGATACCGAACGTACAGCAGAGTTATTCTGTGAGATTGTGAACCGCTGGAAGCGTCTTGGCGGCTGGCCGTTATCGATGGGCGAAAGCGAAGAGTAA
- the gloA gene encoding lactoylglutathione lyase, whose protein sequence is MRLLHTMLRVGDLQRSVDFYTNVLGMKLLRTSENPEYKYSLAFVGYGPESDEAVIELTYNWGVDQYELGTAYGHIALEVDNAAEACERIRGNGGNVTREAGPVKGGTTVIAFVEDPDGYKIELIEAKDAGRGLGN, encoded by the coding sequence ATGCGCCTACTTCACACCATGCTGCGCGTTGGCGATTTACAACGTTCTGTCGATTTTTACACTAACGTACTGGGCATGAAACTGCTGCGTACCAGTGAAAATCCGGAATATAAATACTCGCTGGCATTCGTCGGGTACGGCCCGGAAAGCGATGAAGCGGTCATTGAGCTGACCTATAACTGGGGTGTAGACCAATACGAGCTGGGCACGGCCTACGGCCATATCGCCCTCGAAGTCGATAATGCGGCAGAGGCCTGCGAACGTATTCGTGGCAACGGCGGCAACGTCACGCGCGAAGCCGGTCCGGTAAAAGGCGGCACGACGGTCATTGCTTTTGTTGAAGATCCTGATGGTTATAAAATCGAGTTGATCGAAGCCAAAGATGCGGGTCGTGGTCTGGGCAATTGA
- a CDS encoding alkene reductase: MSAEKLFTPLKVGAVTAPNRVFMAPLTRLRSIEPGDIPTPLMGEYYRQRASSGLIISEATQISAQAKGYAGAPGLHSPEQVAAWKKITAGVHAEEGRIAVQLWHTGRISHNSIQPGGQAPVAPSALSAGTRTSLRDENGHAIRVDTSMPRALELDEIPGIVNDFRQAVANAREAGFDLVELHSAHGYLLHQFLSPSSNHRTDQYGGSVENRARLVLEVVDAVCQEWSPDRIGIRVSPVGSFQNVDNGPNEEADALYLIEELAKRGIAYLHMSEPDWAGGQPYTEAFRQKVRERFHGVIIGAGAYTPEKAEDLISKGLIDAVAFGRDYIANPDLVARLERKAELNPQRPESFYGGGAEGYTDYPSL, translated from the coding sequence ATGTCAGCTGAAAAATTATTTACCCCACTGAAAGTGGGAGCCGTTACCGCACCAAACCGCGTATTCATGGCCCCTCTTACACGCCTGCGCAGTATTGAACCGGGTGATATCCCAACTCCACTGATGGGTGAATATTACCGTCAGCGTGCCAGCTCTGGTCTTATCATCTCAGAAGCAACTCAAATTTCAGCCCAGGCAAAAGGATATGCTGGCGCACCAGGCCTGCACAGCCCGGAACAAGTGGCAGCCTGGAAGAAAATTACAGCGGGTGTTCATGCTGAAGAGGGTCGCATTGCGGTTCAACTGTGGCATACCGGTCGTATTTCACATAACAGCATTCAACCTGGTGGTCAGGCTCCTGTGGCTCCTTCCGCATTGAGCGCAGGTACGCGTACCTCTCTGCGTGATGAAAACGGACATGCCATTCGTGTTGATACCTCTATGCCGCGCGCACTTGAGCTTGATGAGATCCCTGGCATTGTGAACGATTTCCGTCAGGCCGTAGCTAACGCGCGCGAAGCGGGTTTTGATCTGGTTGAACTGCATTCTGCTCACGGCTACCTGCTACACCAGTTCCTGTCTCCGTCTTCCAACCATCGTACCGACCAGTATGGCGGTAGTGTGGAAAACCGTGCACGCCTGGTACTGGAAGTGGTTGATGCCGTCTGTCAGGAGTGGAGCCCGGACCGTATTGGTATTCGTGTATCTCCAGTTGGTTCTTTCCAGAACGTTGACAACGGTCCGAACGAAGAAGCCGATGCGCTGTATCTGATTGAAGAGCTGGCTAAACGTGGTATTGCCTATCTGCACATGTCCGAGCCAGACTGGGCCGGTGGTCAGCCTTACACCGAAGCATTCCGCCAGAAAGTGCGTGAACGTTTCCACGGTGTGATTATTGGTGCAGGCGCATATACCCCAGAAAAAGCAGAAGATCTGATTAGCAAAGGTCTGATCGACGCGGTTGCTTTTGGGCGCGATTATATTGCCAACCCTGATCTGGTCGCCCGACTGGAACGTAAAGCGGAACTGAATCCACAGCGTCCAGAAAGCTTCTACGGCGGCGGGGCTGAAGGCTACACCGATTACCCTTCTTTATAA